In Sphingobacterium sp. SYP-B4668, the sequence GCAAAGATTAACAACTTTAAATGTATCAGCAAACAGCAGCGCAACCGAGGATGTAACCCAACAGGTACCCTATCTTCCATCCACCTTTCTCAATCAGTTATGGATTGAAGGCCAACCGCTCAACATTTTCGCCAAACTCTCGGATGACTTCTACCTGAAAACGGGTGAGGGTACGCATCGCATTCTAATTGGAGCAGACTATCGATTAGATGCTAATTTTGGAGCGGGAAGAACGGTTGACCCCAATAACCCCTATAGGACTGCGGATCCTTTTGGCTTTAGACCTCGATCATATCGAGATATTCCTTCCTTAAATCAGCTAGGCTTATATATAGAGGATCGCTATACTACACAACTCTTCGATCGGGAACTACACGTACAGGCTGGACTAAGATGGGACCAGATACAACCTTTTGGGACATTGTCACAATCGGTATTGGCCCCGCGAATCAACGCTTCGTATGACATCATAAAAGACTTGTCTATTCGGGCTGGATATGGTATCACGGCTAAATCTCCTACTCTACTTTATCTTTATCCAGATAGGGCATATTATGATGCCTTCAGTCTGAATCACTATAAAGAAAATCCCATTGAGGCTATGGCAATCATCAGTACTAGAGTGTTCGAAACAGCTAATCCTGATTTAAAAATTGCACAAACATCGAAAAAGGAAATAGGAATAGACTATACAATAGGCAAAAGACGATTTTCTGTTGTAGGATATTATGAACAAACCAAGAATGGCTATGAGATGAACACAAATCTCAATAGTGTAAAATTTTTCAACATCCCTACGTACTCGGTTATCGAATCGCCAGTAGGCCAACCGCCAGTGCTGAGCCCAACTGTAGGTGAGAGCCTCTTGGTCTCAACATTCAACTCTCCAAGTAATGATCGAAATATTCTAAATAAAGGAATCGAGTTTGACTTTGACTTTGGACGATTCGACAATATCAGGACATCATTTGTCCTCAATGGCGCCTACCTCTCTACCAAGCTCATGACGCAATCACCTTATATACTCTTGCAACATGCGGCTAATACCCCCCTCACCCGAATCGGAGTATTTGAAGCCAGAGGAATGCAACAAGAGCGATTTGTCACCACCCTAAGGGCAATACACAATATTCCAGAATTCCGATTTATCATCACCGCTACTGCCCAGACGATATGGAAAGATCAACATAAGTACGTTAACTATTCAAGCATACCTGTAGGTTATATTCCTGTGGGAGCTGCTGGCAGCACACCTCAGATTACCTATTTTACAGAAGCCGAACGTCAGAATATTACAGAAGCAGACCGGGACATCTATCTCAGCCTGAATGACGGTTATTACAAGACAGAAAGCTGGAAACCACTTTGGCTTTTCAATCTGAAAATGACAAAGGAGTTTGCCAACAATATGGGGTTTTCATTTTATGCAAACAACGTTTTCAACCATCGTCCACTCGAAGCAGGCACACGCTATCCACAGGAGTACGCAAAGCGTAATATCAGCATGTTCTACGGCACAGAAATAACCCTTAAATTCTAATCAGACATGAAATACATTTCCATAAAAAATACATCTGTACTGTTCTTAAGTGGGCTCTTGTTTATATTAACGGCCTGTCGCAAGGACTATTATGACTATACTACGCTAGACTATAACTTCACGGTATATTACCCCGAACACTATAGCAAACAACTTGCAAACGGTGTCAAGGTAATACTCAAAAATACAATAACTGGTGCAAGTAGAGAATACGAATCGGATAGTGAGGGGCATATCAGTGTCTCAGCGATCACCCCTGGTGTATATACAGTGATGGCATCCAAAACAGTCAGCGCCACGGAAGCCGAAGGGCTGGTCGGTATCTCGGCTGAAATCTTCTGTAATGGAAACATCCCTAAACTACTTATTACCGAATCCGCTACGAGTACAATCTCATTGACGGGAAGTGTGGCAGGTGGATTTGTCATCAAAGAGTTCTACTACACAGGTTCAAAAACACCTGGGGGGACTAACTATCTATACGATGGATTCATAGAAATATATAACAACAGTACAGGCTTGCAATATGCGGACAGTTTGGTAGTAGGCAGTACGAAGACTTCAGCCAATTCGGTATATGGATTCTATCCGGACAAAAACTATGTCTACCTCAATCAAGCATGGATGATACCCGGTACAGGGCAGGATTATCCTGTACAACCTGGAGAGTCCATCGTGATTGCCATCACAGCCCTCAACCATAAAAGCGACCCCAATGGCAATCCCAATTCGCCCGCGGATTTAGGGAAGGGAATCGCTGATTTTGAAACTTATTTTAACCCGACAGGCACCAATATACGCGATACCGACAATCCCGAGGTGCCAAATATGCATCATCAGTATTACAGCAGCCCTGCAGGATTTGATTGGAACATTGGTATCAATGGGGCTGGACTAGTTGTCTTTAAGGATTCCAATGTCTCGGCATTCCCCACGATGACGGAACCCAATGTAAGTAGTACCACAAGATATCTTCAGGTACCTGTAGATGCCGTACTTGACGCTGTAGATTGTGTAGGTAATTCCACTATTACCATCGATAAGAAACGGCTACCTGAAACCGTGGATGCTGGACTTACCTATGTAGGTGTAGCCAATTCGGGGAGATCGGTAGTCCGTAAGGTAAAAAGTATGATTGGACAACGGGCAGTGTTAATGGACACCAACAATTCATCTGTAGATTTTGAAGTCAACAATAATCCAACCCCTAGAAAAATAACGAAGTAGACATGAAAAAGAATTTATTAGCAGGCATTTATTTAATATTGGGGCTTGGTCATGTTGCTTCGGCACAAACAACACCAACGTATGAATATTTCAAAATAAAGGAGTCCTTGATTAAAAGTCGAAATTCAGCTCTCTTAGGCTATACTACGCTTCCTTTGGAAGGAGAAAGTCAACTGGGCGCTTACTACCAAGGGGGTGATTTAAGATCGCCTTACGACGCAAAATCTACACAAGGAATTAATTTTTCGACTTCTCGCTATCAACGATTGAATGATTGGACATTTTTTGGAAGTTTTAACTTTCAAACGAACAAAGATAGTGAAGTGGGTCTTACTGCTCATACCAATCCCTATCGCGACAATCCGTATCAATTGATTGACTCGCTATCTGCAGATTGGAAGAAGCAACGATATGCTTTACAGTTGCAGATTGCTACACCGGCTTTTGCAAACGACCGGATGAATGCAGGCTTAAATATACGGTACAACATGTTGACAGGTGCTCGTCAGAAAGATCCAAGGCCACTTGACAATTCCAGCAATCTAGATTTATCACCCAGCATCACGTATAAAATTGATAATCAAAATATACTAGGATTAACAGGACATTATGCTTTTTATAAAGAGGATCTCAATATTGAAACAGTCGGAACAAGCCGCCAATTCAATCTCTATCGCTTATTGGGAGCAGGTGAATATCAGAATAGCGCTCCCTATATCTTAACCTCGGGATACCTCCGGAGCAATGAAGGTCACGCTTTTGGAGGCGCGATAGATTATGTACGTCGCAGCGAAACAAAACAGTGGACCGTAAACTTCGATTACCGTAAAGGTCATGAAGATGTGATCGATGGATCGATTTACATACAACAAGCTGGAAGACATAATTTCGCACAATATCAAGCTGCTTCGTATTTGGACTGGAAAAGAAGTAATCTCGCGCACCAAATTGGGTTGAAATGGATGCTAAAGGATATGGACAATCGAGAATATCATCAGGTGCAAAATCCGGATAGCAAACAATATGAAACCGTGTATTCAAGTATTATGAGCACTATGCTACGGACTCATACTACCCTCTCGTACTTACTCAGTAGGAAAAAAAGCAAGGGTCATATCGATTGGTGGCTAAATGCTGCTGCTACATACCACAGTCTGGACAACAGATACGCCAATCCGAAGAACAAGCAGATTATTGACAAGATAAACATAGTTATCAGCTATGATAAAAATTATGTGCTGCAACAAAAACAAGGATGGTCATTCCAAGTCAAGTCGGCATTTGATTTTCTAGTGGACGATGACTTTCTCTATGTAGATAAGGCCTATTCCACGAACTTTGTAGCCAACGAGGTGTTTGTTCCCATGCATGATTACAACAGCGTCAATACTTGGACCAACGCCGCTCACATCAAATACAACCTAAAGCCATTTGGAAAAAAGGGGAATCAGGTTTATTTAAAAGCCTCTGGGTCAATCAGCCACGCAATGAAGGATAGTGGTATCATTCAAAAAGGCGACAACCGTTACTTTACACAGCTGTCCATTGGAATTAATACATTTTAACCCTACAACTTAAACATATACGTGAACAAAGATATTATGAATAACATTAAGATAAAAAAGGCCATCTTTCTACTGAGTTCTCTAGCAACGGTTGCCTACAGCTATGGTCAAGAAATCATCCGTCCTTCTGTGAAATCAAAGACGAGCTTTGCCATTGTTGTAGATAGCAGGACCTTTGAGAATGCTCGTCCGGAAATCATGGCTTATCGTCAATCTGTCGAAAATGACGGACTAGGCACGTACATCCTATCGCATAACTGGGAAAAACCAGAGCAGGTCCGTGAACAGTTGCAAAAGCTACATACAGGCAATCAACCGATCGAAGGCACTGTGCTCGTGGGTGAGATTCCAATCGTCATGATCAGAGATGCACAGTATCTAACATCTGCCTTTAAAATGAATCAAAAAATCAGATGGGACAAATCATCCGTACCCTCCGATCGCTACTATGATGATTTTGACCTGCAATTGGATTTTCTCAAACAAGATACAGCAATCGGGCGTACCCACTATTTTTATTATAGCCTGAACGGTGCATCTCCACAATACATCGAAATGGACATCTATTCGGCACGTATAAAACCTCCTGTGGAAAATGGTGAAAATGCTACGGAGAAGATTAAGTCCTACCTTCGGAAACTTGTCACCCTTCGGCAGGAAACGAATCCACTCAGTGATATGGTTGCTTCAACTGGACACGGGTACAATTCCAACTCGATAAATTCTTTCTCAGGAGATGTACTCGCCCTCAAATCTCAATTTCCATCGCTCTATCGGCCTGGTAACTCCATCAAATTTTTGAACTTCAGAAATTCTGAGTTTATGAAATTCAATCTACTCCGCGAATTAAAACGAGAAGGATTGGATTTTGCCTTTATGACAGGACATGGAACTCCCACCCTTCAACTCATCAATGGCTATCCGTTGGCTTCTAATCCACAACCTTCAATGGAGAATGTTGGACGATATTTACGCTCCAAGATTAGGTCCGCGCAAGAAGATGGTAGAGATGTTGAAAAAGTAAAAGAGGGATTCAAAACATCTTTGGGCGTATCGGACAAATGGATGGCCGACGCTTTTGAGAAAGCGGTTATTGACTCGGATTCTATCTTCAATGACAATCTCGATGTTCAAATATGGGATATCAAGGACGCAAATATACAAGCTAGATTGGTCTATCTGAATTCTTGCCTGACGGGTTCCTTTCATCTCGACAATTATTTAGCAGGATATTATCCTTTTTCGAACAATCAAAATATTGCTGCCATTGCCAATAGTATAGGTGTATTACAGGATTTATGGCCTGCTGAGCTGATGGGTACCCTCCAACATGGGATGCGATTGGGCAATTGGTTTAAGCATATCGCTTATTTAGAGACTCATGTACTTGGGGACCCAACTTTTCACTTTACGAGTAAAAGAAGTCAAGAGCTAAATGATGCAATCAGCGCAGGCGCGAAGGTGTCTTATTGGAAAAAAATGCGCCAAGAAAATGATGCGGACTTGCAAGCGCTTGCGCTCGTTTATTTACAAAAACTGTTACCCGAAACAGAGATGTCCAAAATCCTAAAGGAGACCTATTTCAACTCTACTTTCGAAACGACTCGCATGCAAGCCTTTTCACTACTTCGTAAATTTGAAAATGAGCAGTATTTTGAAGTCTTGCACGCAGCACGGAATGATTCCTATGAATTCATCAGACGGATGGCAGTGTATGATTTGGGAGAATTTGGAGGAGATGATTTTGCAAAAGATTTGATAGCGTTCTATGTGAGTGACCCTCATTCGGAACGTATAAATTATCGATTGAGAACAAATATGACTTTTTTTAATCCAGAGCTGCTAAAAAGTGAAATTGAAACGCAAGTCCGCCAGAATAAAAGCATCTACAACGCAGACGCGCTCAGTGACCAATTACTGAAGGATATTGACTACAACAAGAGCAAGGTCGATAAAATGAAAATTAATATCCTTGATAAAGAGCTGCCAGAGAAAGAGCGTCTTGCTGAAATCACCACATTGAGACTCTATCGCTATCATCGTCTAGTCCCCGCTGTACTAGCAGTAATAGCCGATGAAGCTGAATCAGAAACTATCAGAATTACAGCATTAGAAGCGATGAGCTGGTTTCCACTCTCCTACCAACGGGAAGCTATATTCAACACATGTGATGAACTCTTAAAAGATGACAAGGTACCAGCTGCTATTAAAAGCCAGGCACTAAAAACAAAACATGTCATGAAAAAAGAGCAAAAATAACCGTAAACAATAAGAGCGGCCTAGTAGGCCGCTCTTATTGTTTTTTTCAAAAGGAGATGGAAATCCTAGTGCCCATGGGAATGCCCCATATCAGCAGGATTGATCATAATATGTGCTTTATAACTTCCCTCGTCCATCAGCCATGGCATCCCTGGCACAGTGGGTTTACTAGCCATTCCCAAATCAGCAGCTTTGGCAAAAGGGACATACAAGACATAGCGACGTTTAGCATCGGCCATCTCGCCCGTTTCCTGATTGAGCTTTTCCAAAGATCCCCAGTACCCGTATAACATCGTTGGATGCTGAGGAATATTTAATTTACCTGCTTTAAATTCTTCTTCACGTATAGCATCTCTTTCTCTACGCTTACCTTGTGCAATAAGCTCTCTGCCCCTAGCCATAAAGGGTTCTAAGCTTTTTGGATATGCGTAAGCGTATAATAAAGGAAGTTTATAATCTGGAGCCAAACAGATATAATCATTTGTTCCCTCCCTCAAAATGACAAATTTGCCTTCGCTATCATAACCATATACTTTAGCACCTTCCCTAAATTCTGTAGGAGCGGCCTGCATGGCTATTTTGATTTGAATGTCTGCTGGCAATACTTCTCTTTTAGCTTTTTGCTGCGCTATTACTTGACTGGCGGCACTAGTAACCAATAATAACAGGATGATGAGTTTCTTCATTTTAATTGTGAAATTTATATAGATTCCTTCTAAACAAAGATAGTGTTTTTAGGTATAAACCTCAGCACAATCCATCCTATATTTACACCCCTATACATGATATGATTTTATTCTGGGAACGTAGATGGGTGTTGTACCATCAAAAATATTACATTGCAAATACGCTCGCTCCGTCTATAATTTTCGATATTTTAGCAAACCCATTTAATCATTAACACTAGCATGCAAAAAATATTACTTTTACTAACAATTGGTCTATTTACCCAAGTCTTTGCACAAGAAAAAAAACAAGAGATAAAGGCGAATTATCAACTGGCATCCAAATTTTCGCCAAAGAAATTACAGAATATGATTTTTTCTACTTCGGTCGTTCCGAATTGGATTAACTACTCCGAAAGATTCTGGTATGAATACAGTACCTCATCTGGAAAAAAATGGTACTTGGTCAATCCACAGACCAAGAGCAAGCAATTGCTCTTTGAAAATGCAGATATGGCATCTCAAATTACAAAAATTGTCAAAAATCCTTTTGATGCGGAGCATTTAGAAATTGTCGGGCTCAAGTTTACAGACGACGAAAAACGCATACGCTTTGAAGTCAATAGTACACGTGATACCGTAAAAAGTAAAGCGGAGATCAAGAAACTCAAAAACAAAACAGATACGATCAAGAAAAAGGTATTTTATTTAGAGTATGATCTTGCATCCA encodes:
- a CDS encoding TonB-dependent receptor; this translates as MKKSLLFFALLSLQTTVIHEVQAQQTLSSQAKITTQKPNLTGTVRHDTDQTPLLGATVRVVELGLFTKTDASGKFNFSKIPNGTYTITVQYLGMLEEEQKITLPSVDLQFLLKENSITLKDVVVIAKEQRKDGATSTIIFRKAIEHMQATHLGEVLQLLPGAIVSNPNFTNPNKTSIRQYTGEYASPGDNMSSMGTSILVNGAPQSNNANLQAMNTVTSGVLAGFSTASGMGTDMRQLSADNIESVEVIRGIPSVEYGDLTSGAVLVSTKAGIEPLQVKARLNPKLTQFWAGQGFDLGETKGNLFVDLDFTKAYDKQITAYSAYERMTGSMQYTNTFGKALPLYSNTTFSFGMNLDDNKIDPDYQAEQIINKAQNYSYQLSTNGKWKLNKQFARNLNYTLSANYSLQKGYQQRLTTLNVSANSSATEDVTQQVPYLPSTFLNQLWIEGQPLNIFAKLSDDFYLKTGEGTHRILIGADYRLDANFGAGRTVDPNNPYRTADPFGFRPRSYRDIPSLNQLGLYIEDRYTTQLFDRELHVQAGLRWDQIQPFGTLSQSVLAPRINASYDIIKDLSIRAGYGITAKSPTLLYLYPDRAYYDAFSLNHYKENPIEAMAIISTRVFETANPDLKIAQTSKKEIGIDYTIGKRRFSVVGYYEQTKNGYEMNTNLNSVKFFNIPTYSVIESPVGQPPVLSPTVGESLLVSTFNSPSNDRNILNKGIEFDFDFGRFDNIRTSFVLNGAYLSTKLMTQSPYILLQHAANTPLTRIGVFEARGMQQERFVTTLRAIHNIPEFRFIITATAQTIWKDQHKYVNYSSIPVGYIPVGAAGSTPQITYFTEAERQNITEADRDIYLSLNDGYYKTESWKPLWLFNLKMTKEFANNMGFSFYANNVFNHRPLEAGTRYPQEYAKRNISMFYGTEITLKF
- a CDS encoding DUF4876 domain-containing protein, whose translation is MKYISIKNTSVLFLSGLLFILTACRKDYYDYTTLDYNFTVYYPEHYSKQLANGVKVILKNTITGASREYESDSEGHISVSAITPGVYTVMASKTVSATEAEGLVGISAEIFCNGNIPKLLITESATSTISLTGSVAGGFVIKEFYYTGSKTPGGTNYLYDGFIEIYNNSTGLQYADSLVVGSTKTSANSVYGFYPDKNYVYLNQAWMIPGTGQDYPVQPGESIVIAITALNHKSDPNGNPNSPADLGKGIADFETYFNPTGTNIRDTDNPEVPNMHHQYYSSPAGFDWNIGINGAGLVVFKDSNVSAFPTMTEPNVSSTTRYLQVPVDAVLDAVDCVGNSTITIDKKRLPETVDAGLTYVGVANSGRSVVRKVKSMIGQRAVLMDTNNSSVDFEVNNNPTPRKITK
- a CDS encoding DUF6850 family outer membrane beta-barrel protein, with product MKKNLLAGIYLILGLGHVASAQTTPTYEYFKIKESLIKSRNSALLGYTTLPLEGESQLGAYYQGGDLRSPYDAKSTQGINFSTSRYQRLNDWTFFGSFNFQTNKDSEVGLTAHTNPYRDNPYQLIDSLSADWKKQRYALQLQIATPAFANDRMNAGLNIRYNMLTGARQKDPRPLDNSSNLDLSPSITYKIDNQNILGLTGHYAFYKEDLNIETVGTSRQFNLYRLLGAGEYQNSAPYILTSGYLRSNEGHAFGGAIDYVRRSETKQWTVNFDYRKGHEDVIDGSIYIQQAGRHNFAQYQAASYLDWKRSNLAHQIGLKWMLKDMDNREYHQVQNPDSKQYETVYSSIMSTMLRTHTTLSYLLSRKKSKGHIDWWLNAAATYHSLDNRYANPKNKQIIDKINIVISYDKNYVLQQKQGWSFQVKSAFDFLVDDDFLYVDKAYSTNFVANEVFVPMHDYNSVNTWTNAAHIKYNLKPFGKKGNQVYLKASGSISHAMKDSGIIQKGDNRYFTQLSIGINTF
- a CDS encoding HEAT repeat domain-containing protein, translated to MNNIKIKKAIFLLSSLATVAYSYGQEIIRPSVKSKTSFAIVVDSRTFENARPEIMAYRQSVENDGLGTYILSHNWEKPEQVREQLQKLHTGNQPIEGTVLVGEIPIVMIRDAQYLTSAFKMNQKIRWDKSSVPSDRYYDDFDLQLDFLKQDTAIGRTHYFYYSLNGASPQYIEMDIYSARIKPPVENGENATEKIKSYLRKLVTLRQETNPLSDMVASTGHGYNSNSINSFSGDVLALKSQFPSLYRPGNSIKFLNFRNSEFMKFNLLRELKREGLDFAFMTGHGTPTLQLINGYPLASNPQPSMENVGRYLRSKIRSAQEDGRDVEKVKEGFKTSLGVSDKWMADAFEKAVIDSDSIFNDNLDVQIWDIKDANIQARLVYLNSCLTGSFHLDNYLAGYYPFSNNQNIAAIANSIGVLQDLWPAELMGTLQHGMRLGNWFKHIAYLETHVLGDPTFHFTSKRSQELNDAISAGAKVSYWKKMRQENDADLQALALVYLQKLLPETEMSKILKETYFNSTFETTRMQAFSLLRKFENEQYFEVLHAARNDSYEFIRRMAVYDLGEFGGDDFAKDLIAFYVSDPHSERINYRLRTNMTFFNPELLKSEIETQVRQNKSIYNADALSDQLLKDIDYNKSKVDKMKINILDKELPEKERLAEITTLRLYRYHRLVPAVLAVIADEAESETIRITALEAMSWFPLSYQREAIFNTCDELLKDDKVPAAIKSQALKTKHVMKKEQK